The Fodinibius salinus genome includes a window with the following:
- a CDS encoding MFS transporter, which produces MMSKSKNNKSESFISLFSWALYDWANSAFFAVILTFVFAAYFSESVVQDKTLGSTLWGNIVAASGLVIALTAPFVGAIADQLGRRKPWIGWFSLVSIGATAALWFVEPSQDYIVLAMVLVFFGTIGAEFAIIFYNAMLPDLASKQRIGRWSGWSWGLGYAGGLACLIVALFIFVNVEEPPLGLSKASSEHIRATFILVAIWYAVFSVPMFVKTSDRPRQNISLLEAAKSGWQQLKTSIKNVREYKHIVRFLIARMVFVDALATVFAYGGIYAKEVFDFSFTEVLYFGIGLNLTAGIGAAIFAWLDDKIGSRPTMLISLLGLIMTTSGVLLVTSLNLFWVFGLLLGIFVGPAQAASRTYMARVSPEGLENQMFGLMALSGKVTAFMGPFLVGWLTYWSGSQRIGMTVIVALFVIGFGLLYTVPNAEQVQVDGASSFD; this is translated from the coding sequence ATGATGAGTAAGAGTAAAAATAACAAATCTGAGTCTTTTATTTCGCTGTTTTCCTGGGCACTATACGACTGGGCCAACAGTGCTTTTTTTGCGGTTATCCTGACTTTTGTTTTTGCAGCGTACTTTTCTGAATCTGTTGTTCAGGATAAGACGCTTGGTAGTACGCTTTGGGGAAATATTGTAGCTGCATCAGGGTTGGTCATTGCTTTGACAGCTCCGTTTGTTGGTGCTATTGCCGATCAACTTGGCCGAAGAAAGCCCTGGATTGGATGGTTTTCATTGGTATCCATAGGGGCTACAGCAGCTCTCTGGTTTGTAGAGCCTTCACAGGATTATATTGTACTAGCCATGGTGCTTGTATTCTTTGGGACAATAGGGGCTGAATTTGCCATCATCTTTTATAATGCTATGCTGCCCGACCTTGCATCAAAGCAGCGAATAGGGCGTTGGTCGGGTTGGTCATGGGGGCTGGGTTATGCCGGCGGTTTGGCCTGTCTGATTGTAGCGCTATTTATATTTGTAAATGTGGAAGAGCCTCCATTGGGGCTTTCAAAAGCATCATCGGAACACATAAGGGCTACTTTCATATTGGTAGCAATATGGTATGCTGTTTTTTCTGTTCCTATGTTTGTGAAAACTTCTGATCGGCCGAGACAGAATATAAGTTTATTGGAAGCAGCAAAATCTGGTTGGCAGCAACTTAAAACATCTATAAAAAATGTACGTGAGTATAAACATATTGTTCGTTTTTTAATTGCCCGCATGGTTTTTGTTGATGCTTTAGCGACAGTATTTGCGTATGGCGGTATTTATGCCAAAGAAGTATTTGATTTTAGTTTTACCGAAGTACTCTATTTTGGGATTGGATTGAATCTGACTGCCGGAATAGGGGCAGCAATCTTCGCTTGGCTTGATGACAAAATTGGCAGCCGACCGACAATGCTTATTTCTTTGCTGGGGCTTATTATGACTACCTCAGGCGTTTTGCTTGTTACAAGTTTGAACCTGTTTTGGGTTTTTGGACTGTTGTTGGGTATTTTTGTAGGCCCTGCACAAGCTGCAAGCCGAACGTATATGGCTCGCGTTTCTCCAGAGGGGTTAGAAAATCAGATGTTTGGACTGATGGCTCTTTCTGGAAAGGTTACTGCTTTTATGGGACCATTTCTTGTGGGATGGCTTACCTATTGGTCGGGCAGCCAGCGAATAGGAATGACTGTAATTGTCGCTCTTTTTGTTATTGGTTTCGGATTGCTTTACACCGTTCCCAATGCAGAGCAGGTACAGGTCGATGGAGCATCATCATTTGATTAA
- a CDS encoding PH domain-containing protein: protein MRSKPENKLSSAAIKAWRLTTCIFCLLIGFIPFLFWIYNVVSPGEGNFSIWMIATLGFLIVVIAGLFITYLPEVRWQHWYYQVDKHEIDLQNGIFIITRTLVPVKRVQHVDTRQGPILRNYGLADVTISTAATTHRIPALDEETAEQVRNQISRFARLAKEDV, encoded by the coding sequence ATGCGTTCTAAACCAGAAAATAAGTTATCGTCGGCAGCAATTAAGGCATGGCGGCTCACTACATGCATTTTTTGCCTGCTTATAGGGTTTATCCCCTTTTTATTTTGGATATACAATGTGGTTAGTCCGGGGGAGGGGAATTTTTCCATTTGGATGATTGCTACTTTGGGTTTTCTTATTGTAGTCATCGCAGGATTATTTATTACCTATCTGCCGGAGGTGCGCTGGCAGCACTGGTATTACCAGGTTGACAAACATGAAATCGATTTACAGAACGGTATTTTTATTATCACGCGTACGCTGGTTCCGGTTAAGCGCGTGCAGCACGTTGATACACGACAGGGACCTATATTAAGAAATTATGGTTTAGCAGATGTAACCATATCCACTGCTGCCACCACACATCGTATTCCTGCACTTGACGAAGAAACAGCTGAACAAGTGCGTAATCAAATTTCCAGGTTTGCCCGGCTTGCCAAAGAAGATGTTTAA
- a CDS encoding PH domain-containing protein, producing MFNTQRQHPVAALARSFEIIRANFFTILILLFVGNLGNEGSFTLYWIFGAFIILLIWGIISWLRFTFSADEGELKIEQGVFVHKKIYLTADRIQVIDISAGLIQRIFGLVAVEVKTAGSGSKQAKIDALSREEAERLKNLLRSNGDEVKSESKQESLSELYTLDTKDLLTAASTSGRMGVALSIVGGAFSQLDQVVSEERMIQFIQTHMPHSTSASLIVSGILVAIIIAWLFAFLSTLIKYYDFSVEVREDDLLITKGLFERKQLTIPFNRIQAVQIKEGLLRQPLGYASLVIESAGYGENEGNSNTLFPLIRKDRLNSFIEKVIPEYDVETNHRLQINRLGLRRYLLQMVWISLPLIALIWWAVPYGVFSWFILIPMLLLGYQQYRDAEVRSDDSTLVMTARLLSKTTAIIQKYRIQSAQVKQNPFQSRLDLADIIIHVASGNQGRSFKVRELTEEEAIDIKEWTAWNGTPIQKVHKDRLEE from the coding sequence ATGTTTAACACGCAGCGTCAACATCCCGTAGCAGCACTAGCCCGTTCCTTTGAGATTATCAGGGCTAACTTCTTCACTATCCTTATTTTGCTTTTTGTAGGAAATCTCGGGAATGAAGGGAGTTTTACCCTTTACTGGATTTTCGGTGCTTTTATCATACTGTTGATTTGGGGTATTATATCCTGGCTTCGTTTTACCTTTAGCGCAGATGAAGGTGAGCTAAAAATAGAACAGGGAGTGTTCGTCCATAAAAAAATATACTTAACGGCCGACCGTATTCAGGTAATTGATATTTCTGCGGGACTAATACAGCGCATATTTGGTTTGGTAGCTGTAGAAGTGAAGACAGCTGGCAGTGGTTCTAAACAAGCCAAGATCGATGCTCTGAGTCGCGAAGAAGCTGAGCGACTAAAAAACCTACTTCGTTCAAATGGAGATGAGGTTAAATCAGAATCCAAGCAGGAATCACTGTCAGAGCTATATACTCTTGATACCAAAGATTTGCTTACTGCTGCTTCAACCTCTGGTCGGATGGGAGTAGCACTATCGATTGTTGGGGGTGCCTTTTCGCAACTTGACCAAGTGGTTTCGGAAGAGCGGATGATACAGTTTATACAGACGCATATGCCGCATTCTACCTCTGCTTCGCTTATCGTTTCCGGTATTTTGGTTGCAATTATAATAGCATGGCTATTTGCTTTCTTAAGTACGTTGATTAAGTATTATGATTTTTCTGTAGAAGTGCGGGAAGATGATCTTCTTATCACCAAAGGATTATTTGAACGCAAACAACTGACTATCCCCTTTAACCGTATCCAAGCTGTTCAAATCAAAGAGGGACTGCTGCGCCAACCGCTGGGTTATGCTTCGCTTGTTATTGAAAGTGCGGGATACGGTGAAAATGAGGGGAACTCGAATACGCTGTTTCCGCTGATTCGCAAAGACAGGCTAAATAGCTTTATCGAAAAAGTAATTCCCGAATATGACGTTGAAACCAATCACCGGCTGCAGATTAACAGACTGGGATTACGGCGTTATTTACTACAGATGGTTTGGATATCACTGCCTCTTATTGCACTTATATGGTGGGCGGTTCCGTATGGCGTATTTTCATGGTTTATTCTTATTCCAATGTTATTGCTGGGATATCAGCAGTACCGGGATGCTGAGGTGCGTTCGGATGATTCCACACTGGTGATGACAGCCCGTTTATTGAGCAAGACAACAGCTATAATTCAAAAATACCGAATCCAATCTGCACAGGTTAAACAAAACCCCTTTCAGTCTCGGCTGGATTTAGCAGATATTATCATACATGTGGCAAGCGGTAATCAGGGGCGCTCCTTTAAGGTGCGCGAACTCACCGAAGAGGAGGCAATCGATATTAAGGAATGGACGGCATGGAATGGCACTCCTATACAAAAGGTGCATAAGGATAGATTAGAAGAATAG